The genomic region CGGTTGCCGCCGTCGCGATCCCGGCCCACCGGGCCGAGTCGCCCTCGCGGTAGGGGCCGGCCACGTCGTCGTCCAGCGCCCGGTGCATGCGCTCGGTGGTGACCAGCTCCGCCAGTCCGCCGGCGACCGCCACCGCACGGGCCGCCGGGTCCGTGGGGTCGACCAGCACCGCGGCCGCCCCGCTGGACATCGTCGAGCTGGCGGCGAACACGGCCGGCAGCGTCCGCTCGGCCTGGTGCCACACGGGCACGGCGGTGTTGGTCAGCAGCACCGCGGTGTAGGTGGAGAGCGCCGGACCCAGGCCTGCCGCCGCGGCGCCGGCGACGCGACGGAGCCGGGGGAACCAGCCGAGCGCCTCCAGGCCTGCCGCACCGATCGCGGCCGGGGCGTAGAGCGCGAGGATCCAGGAGCCGACGCTCATCGGCGAGGTCGGCTTGAGGACCCGCAGCATGTGGTGGAACCGTTCGGGACGGCCGAGGTCGCGGATCAGCAGCGGCGGGCTGGTGGCGACCGCTCCTGCGGCGACCAGGCGTGCCGTGCGGGCCAGCGTCGTCCTCCCGGTGGCCTCAGCGACCGCCGCCAGCACCGACGACGCACCGGCGGTCCCACCGACGAAGAAGTAGGCGGGCACCTCCCACGTCCACACCGGTGCCTTGACGATCGGCAGGTCGTAGTAGCTGCGCGGTTCGGCGTCGGGGACGACCGATCCGCGACCGCCCCGCACCCTGGGGCGGCGCGTTCCCGCGCCGTCCTGCTGCGCACGGCTCATCGGGACGCCCTCCGGCCGGCGACGAGCACCGCGCCGGCGATCCCCGCGACCATGACCGCGGCTGCCCGGGCCGCTGCCCGCCACATGTCCGGCAGGTCCTTCGTCGTGGCGATCGGGTCGGGCGGCAGGCCGTAGACCTCGGGGTCGTCGAGCAGCAGGAAGAACGCGCCGCAGCCGTCGACGCCGTTGGCGGTGTCCTCGCCGTACAGCTGGGCCCCCGGCAGCCCGGCGGCGACGACCTCCTCCAGGCGATCCCCGGCGGCCGCCCGCATGTCCTCCCAGGTGCCGAACATGATGGAGTCGGTGGGACACGACTGGGCGCACGCCGGCGTCATGTCGCCCTTCATGCGGTCGTAGCACATGGTGCACTTGAAGGCGCGACCGTCGTCGGGTCGGCGATCGACCACGCCGTAGGGACATGCCGGCACGCAGTAGCCGCAGCCGTTGCAGATGTCGTCCTGCAGGACCACGGTGGCGAACTCGGTCTTGAACAGCGCACCGGTCGGGCAGACGTCGAGGCACGCGGCCGTGGTGCAGTGCTTGCACACGTCGGAGGCCATCAGCCAGCGGAAGTCGCCGGCGCCCGCGGCGGCGTCGACGGCCAGCGCGATCCCGTCGGCGTCGGCACGCGTGAGGTCCAGCTCCTGGGGATCCCCGGCGAACCCGCCGGTACCGACCGCGCTGAGGTCGGGGCCCTGCTGGCCGGCCGAGACGAACGCCCCGTCGGCACCCTGCCGGCGGATCTCGGGCAGCCGCTGCTCGACGAACTTCACGGCCCGCCAGCTCTCGCTGCCCAGGCCGCCGGTGTTGTCGTAGGAGAACCCCGTCAGCTCCAGCGGGGTGGACGGCACGTCGTTCCACTCCTTGCAGGCCACCTCGCAGGCCTTGCAGCCGATGCACACGGTGGTGTCGGTGAAGAACGCCATGCGCGGCCGGTCGTCGTCGTAGCCGACGGTGGCGGGGGAGGAGGTGTAACGGCTGGGGTTCATGGCCGGTCGCTGCCTGACGGGTCGGCGGGCTGCTGGTCGGTGGGTGATCGGTCCGTGGGGTCCCCGTCGGCGGTCGGATCGCGACCGTCCCGTTCGGCGTGGCGGCGGACGAGGTCCCGCCGGGCGGGGCCGCGGGGACGCCGACCCGGACGGATGTCGCAGGTGGCCGCCTTCACCTCCTGGATGTGCACGTTGGGGTCCAGCGCCAGGGCGAACAGGTCGTTGGCGGCGTCACCGGTGCTCAGCCCCCGGAACCCCCAGTGGTAGGGCAGGCCGATCTGGTGGATCTCCCGCCCACCGACCCGCAGCGGCTGCATGCGCTCGGTGACCAGCACGCGGGCCTCGATGGCGGCCCGGGCGCTGATGACGGTCGCCCACCCGCCGTTGGCAAGGCCCCGCTCCGCGGCGAGGGCGGGGGAGACCTCGCAGAACATCTCCGGCTGCAGCTCCGACAGGTGGGCGACGGAGCGGCTCATCGCCCCCGCCGTGTGGTGCTCGGTCAACCGGTAGGTGGTCATCACGCAGGGGTAGGCATCGGCGTCCTGCCCGCTGCCGTGGGAGACGTTCTCGGGCCGGTCGAACCGTTCGCGCATCGGGTTGGCCTGCTGGCGGTACATGGCGTTGCGCACGGGTGACTCGTGCGGTTCGTAGTGGGTCGGCAGCGGCCCGTCGACCACCCCGCGCGGCACGAACAACCAGCCACGACCGTCGGCCTGCATCACGAACGGATGGTCACCACCGATGGCTGCCTCCGCCGTCGCACCCTCGGGCGGGACGTAGTCCGGCGGCTTGTCGCCCTCGAAGTCGGGCACGTCGTGCCCCGTCCAGCGGCCCTGCTCGGCGTCCCACCAGACGTAGGCACGATCCGCCGACCACGGGTTGCCCTCGGGGTCCGCCGACGCCCGGTTGTAGAGGATCCGACGGTTCGACGGCCACGCCCAGCCCCATTCCGGCGCCACCCACGACTGCTCGTTGCCCGGACGGCGACGTCTCGTCTGGTTGACCCCGTCGGCGTAGCAGCCGGTGTAGATCCAGCAGCCCGCCGCGGTCGATCCGTCATCGGCCATCTGGGTGTAGCTGGACAGCGGCTGCCCGTCGGCGTCCCACCCGTTGATCTCGCGCAGCACCGCGTCGGCCGACGGGTCGTCGTGGGGGCCCTCGGTCGGGTAGTCCCAGGTCAGGTGGCGGATCGGCTGGTCGCGCTCGAGCTCGCTGTCGGCCAGCTTCGCCTTGATCCGCAGCCCCAGCTGATGGGCGAACCAAAGGTCGCTGCGGCAGTCACCCTGCGGCTCCACCGCCCGGTCGTGCCACTGGAGCAGCCGCTGGGTGTTGGTGAAGGTGCCGTCCTTCTCCACGTGGCTGGCGGCTGGCAGGAAGAACACCTCGGTGCCGATGTCGGTGGTGACCATCTCGCCGGTCTCGACCTCGGGGCCGTCCTGCCAGAACGTTGCCGACTCGATCAGCTGGAAGTCGCGCACGACCAGCCAGTCCAGCTGGGCCATGGCCATCCGGTGCAGCCCCGAGTTGGCGTTGCCGACCGCCGGGTTCTCACCGATGACGATGTAGCCCTCGACGTCGCCGTCGAGCATGTCCAGCACCGTGCGGTAGGCCGAATGGTCACCGGTCAGCCGCGGCAACCAGCCGAACCCCCAGTCGTTGTCGGCTGTGGCCGCGTCGCCGAACCAGGCCTTCTGCAGGCTGACCAGGTAGTCGCGCATGTTCCCCCAGAACCCGGCGGTGGCGGCGTTCGCCTCGACATGGCTGGACAGGTCGGAGGACGTGGAGGCCTGCGGCATCGGGATGTAGCCGGGCAGGATGTTGAACAGCGTCGGGATGTCGGTGGACCCCTGGATGGACGCGTGGCCACGCAGGGCCAGGATGCCGCCGCCGGACACCCCGATGTTGCCCAGCAGCAGCTGCACGATGGCGGCGGTGCGGATGTACTGCACCCCGACGGTGTGCTGCGTCCAGCCGACGGCGTAGCAGAAGGCGGCCGCCCGGTCGGGGGTGCCCGTGGACGCCAGCGCCTCGGCGACCCGGAGGAACGTCTCGCGTGGCACGCCGCACACCTCCTCCACCATCTCGGGGGTGTAGCGGGCGAAGTGGCGGCGCAGGACCTGCATGACGCACAGCGGGTCGGTGAGGGTGGGGTCCTCGTGGGGCGGGTTGCCGCCCTCGAGCTCGCCCCCGTGCGCGCCGGCCCGTTCGGTCTCGGCGGCCGTGGAGTCACGATCGCCGGCCGCACCGGCGGCGGTCATGCCGCGGTACTGCCAGCTGGCGGTGTCGTAGGTGCCGGTCTCGGGGTCCCAGCCGGAGAACAACCCCTCGATGTCGGGCTGGTCTTCGCCGCCGTCCTCGGTGTCGAGGAACGACTCGTCCAGCAGCGTCGCGGCGTTGGTGTAGCGCTCGACGTACTCGCGGAACCACTGCTCGGTGGTCAGCAGGTGGTTGACGATCCCGCCGAGGAAGGCGATGTCGCTGCCGGCGCGCAGCGGCACGTGGATGTCGGCCACGGCGCTGGTCCTGGTGAACCGCGGGTCGACGTGGATGATCGTCGCGCCACGCCGCTTGGCGTCCATCACGTGCTGGAACCCCACCGGATGGCACTCGGCCATGTTGGAGCCCTGGATCACCACCACGTCAGCGTTGGCGAGGTCCTGCAGGAAGGTCGTGGCACCGCCACGCCCGAACGACGTCCCCAGACCGGGGACGGTGGAGGAGTGTCATATCCGGGCCTGGTTCTCGACCTGGATGGCCCCGAGCGCCGTGTAGAGCTTCTTGAGGAGGTAGTTCTCCTCGTTGTCGAGGGTGGCCCCGCCGAGGTGCGCCAGCCCCATCGTGCGCCGCAGCGGCACGCCGTCGTCGTCGCGGTCCTCCCACGTGCGGGCACGGGTCGCGATCACCCGGTCGGCGATCATGTCCATCGCCACGTCGAGGTCGAGGTCCTCCCAGTCCGTGGCGTGCGGCGGGCGGTACCGGACCCGTGTCTCCCGCAGCGGCGAGTCCAGCATCGTGCGGGTTGCCGCACCCTTGGGGCACAGCTTGCCGCGCGAGATCGGCGAGTCGGGGTCGCCCTCGATCCGCAGGACCTCCCCGTCCCGGACGTGGACCCGCTGCCCGCAGCCGACGGCGCAGTAGGGGCAGATCGACTGCACGACCCGGGCGGCATCCTCGGTCCGGGGCCGCCGGGCCGCCGACGCCGCCGACTGGGCGGCACGTCCGCGACCGAGCAGGTCGCCGGTCCGGATCTGCCGGGCGACCGGCCACGCGTCGAGGAGCTGGAGCAGTCTCATGGTGCGTCGCCGACCCTCCCACGTCGTGTGGCCGGCGTCAACGTGCGCCGACCGCACGTTTCTGACGCCGAGGATGCGGACGGCTCGTCACTCCGCGAGCAGCCGCCGCAGCCGGGTCTCCAGGGTGTCCGACAGGGCTGCGGACCCACCGATGAGGACCAGCTCGGCGACCTCGTCGCGGTGGGTGCCGACGAAGCCGAGCAGCTCCTCGGCCCGGTCGTTCGTGTCGCCGTCGGCCAGCAGCAGGACACTGCCGGTCCCGACCGCCGCGCTCGCGGCCAGCGCGTCGGGGAACCGCCTGCCGGTGGCCACCCAGACCCGGCGGGGCGACGTCCCGGCGTCCACCGCCAGGTCGGCCACGATCCGGGCGGTGGAGTACCGGTCGGTCCCGCTGACGCGCAGGGTCCGGGCGCCGGTGTCGCGGACCTGCTGCTCGGCGTCGACCGACACCGCGGAAGGCCCACCGAGGACCAGGACGGACGTGGGGGACAGTGTCCTCAGGGCGTCGAGCGTGCTCGGCGACAGGCCGTCGGTCGCCGCGAGCAGGATCGGGTGCCCGTCGGCCGCCCCGTGGGCAGCGGCGACGACGGCGTCGGACCACCCCTGCTCGGGGTCGGGGTGGGTGCCGCGGACGACCGCCACGCGTGAGCCGTCGCCCCCCTCCGCCACGACGCGCTGCGCGATCAGCCCGGCCGTGGCGAACCGGTCGCTGCCGGCGAGGCGTTCCACGGCCAGGCCGGCAGCACGCAGGTCGGCGTCCACCCGGGCCGAGAGGGCCTGCTCGCCGCCCAGCAGCACGGCCCGGGTCGCCCCCAGTCGGACGATCTCGGCGGCCGTGTCGGCCGACAGGCCGTCCCCGGCCGTCAGCAGCAGGGAGGCGTCCATCATGGCGGCCAACGGGCCGCCGGCGATGGCGTCGGGCCACGCGTCGGCGCGTGCGACGACCACCGTGGATGCGGTCTGGCGGGTTGCGGCCGAGAGCGCGGCGGCCGTCGCCGTCCGCGACGGTCCCGCCACGCGGCTGATGGCGACGGGGTCCGGGTCGGACCACAGCAGCCGGCCGTCGGCGCCCGCACGGGCGGCCGTGAGGGTCATCGGGACGTCGCCGAAGACGGCGAAGGACTGGACCAGCAGGTCCACGCCGTCGCCCGCGCCGTCGAGGTCGCCGGCCGGCTCGATGGTGGTGAACCCGTCGGGCACGCCGGGCACCGTCCAGCGGACCGCACCGCCGTCCAGGGCGAACACATCGGTCCCGGTCGCGTCGGCGTCGGTCCCCCCGCCGGCGCCCTCGTCGCCGTCGCCGCTGTCGCCGTAGCCGAACGCGACGTCGAAGCCGAAGTCGATGACGACGGCCTCGGCCCCACCGTCGCCGTCGACGTCGCCGAGGACGGTCAGGTCGGCGAAGATCGGGAGGTCGCGGGTCAGCAGCGTCTCGCCGTCGTCACCGGCTTCCACCAGCAGCAGGCTGGTCTCCGTGCCGGACTGGGGGTCGTAGTCGAACCCCATCAGGACGACGTCGTCGGTCCCGTCGCCGTCGGCGTCCGCCGCGCGACTGTCGTACCAGAACGTGGTTCCCTCGGTGACGGTGGTCAGCAGCTCGTCGCCGTCGTCGCCGGCGAGACGGATCAGGTGCAGCTCACCGGACTCCTCGCCGGTGTCGCTGTCGTAGGTGAACACCTGGCGCCGCAGGACGATGTCCTTGCCGGCGACGCCGTCGATGGGGGTGGTCGCCACCAACGAGACGCCGTCGCTGTAGGCGTCCCCGTCGACCGTCGGAGCGGTCCAGGTCCACAGCTGGCTGCCGTCCGTGGCGTCGAGCACGGTCAGGTGTGGCCGGGACGACTCGGGGTCGGAGGAAGCGGACCGGTCGGTGACGAGCACGTCCACGGCGCCGTCGCCCGTCAGGTCGCCGGGTGCACGCGCACCGACCGACTCCGACAGGACCTCGTGGGACCAGGCCGTCGACAGGTCAGCGCCGTCGAGCAGCAGGACGTCGTGGTGGGCACGCGTGCTCGTTTCCTGGCACTGCAGCTGGATCAGCAGCTGGGTGCACGTCCGGGATCCGTTCGCCCCGTGGGTACGGGTCACCAGCACGTCGGTCAGGGCGTCCCCGTCGATGTCGGGCACGGGCACGGCGTGCAGGACGGTGCCCTGTCCCGACTCCGCCAGCTCGCGGATCGTGGTGCCGTCGGCGCCGTCGACCAGCAGGATCGTCGACGCCCCCTCGAAGGACTGTGTCTCCGTGGTCGTCACCGGGCCGGGGAACGTCCCCGTGCGTTCGGCATCGCTGGACTCGGTGTAGGTCGTCCGCGTGCTGATCAGGTCGAGCGCGGCGTCCCCGTCGAGGTCACCGGACGCGAGGAAGGTGAGGGGGAAGTTGGAGGACTCGATCCGGTAGGTCTCCCCACCGGTGTCGACGTCCCAGCTGTAGGTGTAGCTGACGTGCCCGTCGACGGCGTCGCGCCACAACGACGTGCCGGTGGCACCGCTGAGCATGCTGACCTCCCAGGTGACGGACTCCACGAACTCGTCCCGGCAGGAGGTCTCGTCGCAGTGGCCGGATCCCGCGTACTCGGTCAGGCCGACACCGGTGGCCAGCAGGTCACGACGACCGTCGCCGTCCACGTCGGGCACGGCCTGCAGCAGCGTGCCGACCAGCCCGTCCGGCTGCGGTGCGATCCACAGCGGCGCGCCGTCGACCCCGCTGAGCGCGACGAGCGTGACCCCCGCCGCGTCGAAGGTCAGGGTCACGATGTCGTCGTGGCCGTCACGGTCGAGGTCGCCGATCGGGAACGTGTCGGACCCGTCGTCACCGCCGTACACCACACCGACCGGCATCCCCATCTGCGCCCAGGCGCCGTCCCGGTTCCCGGCCGCGGTGCCGTCGTCGCTGCCGTCACCGTCCGCCACGTCGGCCGCCGGCCGCGGGGCCCCGTCGACGGTGAGGACGCGGCCCTCGACGTCGCCGGCCCGCACCGCGAGGTCCAGGAGCGCCGTCGCGACGGGGCCGTCGCCCGCTGCCGCTCGGGCGTCCCGCAGGCGTTGTGCGTCGGTCGAGGGGGACAGGACGGAGGTCGACCGGTGCTCCATCGTGGGTGCGGTGGACCCTGCACGTGCTGCAGGGGCCGCGGCGAGCAGGAGCAGCAGCACGGTGAGCCCGGCGAGGCCACGGGCGGCTGGCCGGGCAGCCGGCCGGGCGGAGGGGGGCAGGGACACGACGACTCCGAGGGGCGGTCGAGGACATGGACGGTTCGGACCGTCCTACGCTTCGACAGCCCCCCCGGTTACGAAGTTGTGTGACCGGTGGTGCAGTTCCTGCATCGATCGCAGCGTCGTCGGTCGCCGCACGGACCCGTCGACGGGGAGTGACCCTCGCGGGATCACAGTGACCCTGGCGGGATCACAAATGACCCTCGCGGGATCACAGGGTGGCGGACTGGCCCCAGTCGAGGGCGATCAGCTCGATGCCGTCGTCGGCGAGCACACCCCCGGCCATCCCAGCGATGAACTCGCGACCGGAGGAGGAGAGGTAGAAGTCGTGGATCGGGACGACCTGCTGCGGTGCCAGCCGACGGGCGAACGCGACGCTTGCCGTCGTGGACCCCCACGGCACCAGCAGCGGGAGGGCAAGCACGGGCGCGGTGGTCGCCGGCTGGTAGCTGTCCCCGGGGTGGGTGAACAGCCCGTCGATGGTCCAGGCCCGGTTGGGTGGCCTGGCGCCGGAGGGCACCTGCTCGTGCACGACGTCCTCGACGCTCGTACCGGCCGGTGCGGTGGTGTCCACGGGGATGTCGTGGGTGGCCAGCAGGTCGGCGACCGACTGCGGCCCGTGCACGACGACATCGGTGCCCCGGTCCAGCAGCCAGCGGACGAAGTCGGGGTGCACGTGGTCGCCGTGCTCGTGGGTGATCAGCACCCGCTGCACGTCACCGATGCTGTCCAGGTCGATCGCGCCGGAGGTGAAGGTGAAGAACCCGGGGTCGAACAGCGTCGTCCCGTGGTCGTCGGTCACCGTCAGGCAGGAGTTCGTCAGCCGGCGAAGCGTGGCCATGTCGCGTGTCCTCCGGTGGTCGGGGTCCGTCAGTCGTCGCGGTCGTCGGTGACCTCGAGCGGGGGCAGGTCCTCCAGCGACACGGACTCCCGCTTGATGCCGCGCTCGTAGTCCTTCATCCGCTTGGGGTAGCCGACCTTGCGGGCCTCGTACAGCGGCACGCCGGCGTCCTCGCAGATCTTGCTGGCCTGCTTGGCGTGCTTGACCGGTCGGCGCAGGTACTCGCCGTCCCAGGCGACCAGCAGCAGCGTCATCGCGTAGACCGCGGTGGGAGGTTCGATGAACCCCTCGACGCCCTCGTGGGTGGCGAGGAACTCCTTGAGCTCGCTGATCGCCTTGCCGCTCGGCCCACCGGTCGAGGGCACGTCGTCGTCGCCCTTGCGCCGCTTGAACCGGTCGAACAGTCCCACGCTCGCGGAGTCTAGGGCTGGGGATGCCCCGACGCAGCGCCGGGCGGGTCGTATGGCCGCCCCTCCAGCGTCGGGTCCTCCACCAGCTCCACCAGCACGCCCATGGCGTGCTTGGGGTGGAGGAAGGCCACGGTGCAGCCGCGGCTGCCGGGTCGGGGGTGGTCCTCGACCAGCCGCACGCCGATGTCCTGCAGCTCCTTGAAGGTGGCCTCGATGTCGGCCACGCCGTAGCCGATGTGGTGCACACCCTCGCCGTTGCGCTCCAAGAACTTCGCCACCGGCGAGTCGTCACGCGTCGGCGTCAGCAGCTGGATGAACGACGGGCCGATCGCCAGCAGGGCCTCGGCGACGCCGTCGGTCTCGATGGTCTCCCGATGCGCCACCTCCGCCCCGTACAGGCGCTCGTGGAACGCGATGGCCGCCTCGAGGTCCTCGACGGCGTACCCGACATGATCGATTCGTTGCAGCTTCATCAGGAGGGAATCCTTGCACGTTGTTCGTCGCCGACCGATTCGGTGATCCAGGCGAGCTCCTCCTCGAGGCCCTCGGCGCGGGCCACGGTGACGGCGTCGGCCAGCCGATCGTCGTCGAGCAGGGCCACGACCTCGTCCAGCCGATCGGGATCCTCCAGGTACACCGCGATGCGGAGGATCGCCTCGGTGGACAGCGCATCGACGGTGGCGACCAGCGCGGGGCTGGAGATGCCGCCGACGAAGTCGGCCATGACCAGCCACTCCTCCCGAGCGGCAAGCTCGCGGCCGACGTCGGCGACCACACGGGCCGGCAACGACTGCACGAGGTCGTCCACGACGCGGGGGTCGATCTCCTCGGCGACGTCGGCGAGGAAGCCGGCGGAGAACCGGCCGGACAGCTCCACGGCCTTCTGCGGCGGGGTGACGGCGGTGGTGCGGGCGGCCAGCACCGGACCGAGGGCGTGCTCCGCCAGCTTGGCCGCCAGCGGCGCCGGCACGAAGTTGGCGACGTTGGCCGCACGCTGGAAGGCGTCGCGGCCCTCCTCGAACAGCCGCTCGGCGATGCGGTCGCGCAGCGTGCGGAGGTCCTCCACGGGCAGGCCCGACAGCGGTTCCAGCCGGTCGGGGTCGACCTTCAGCAAGCGCGCGAGCCGCAGCAGCTCCAGGTGGGCGGGGTCGAACCGGCTCACGGCAGGATCACCCGCTTGACCACACCACGGAGGGGGCGGGGGACCAGCCGCAGGGCATCGTCGATGGCCTGCACCAGGTCGGACTCCTGGCCCCTGCGGGCGTCGACGACCAGGCCGGCCAGGTCGTCGACGACGGCCTGGTCCAGCGTGGCCAGCGATCCGGGCGGGGGTTGGCCGAGCGCGTCGCGGAGCGCCGACAGGTCGGCCGACCCGGGGGCGGTGTCGAGGTCGTCGTCGGTGGGAGGCATCGGCGCATCGTCTCGTGCAGCGTCCGCGTGGGCCAACTCTGCGTCGCATCGACGGATACCGTGGGTGCCATGGCGGCGTGGCGGACGGGCGGCAGGACGGTCGGGCTGGTGTTCGTGCTGCTGGCGATCGCGTGCGGTGGGGGCGGCGACGGCGACCCGGTGGCCGACGGCGTCGAGGTGCCCGCGACGTTCGCCACCGACATCGCCAGCGAGCTGCTGGCCCCGCTGGAGGGGCTCGGCGAATGCGGCGAGCAGCCCGAGGCGGTGGCACCGGTGGACAGCGTCGAGGGGCTGCACCTGCCCGACGGTGCACGGCTGACGGCGGTCAGCCAGGACGGCCCGCTCGTGCAGGTCGAGGGCTGGGTGCCGCTGACCCCCATCGGCGTGCGGGCCGACTACGTCAGCGCCGCCAACCTCGAGGTGCTGGAGATCATCAACGTCGAGGACGAGATCTGGGAGTCCGAGACCCTCGTCACCGACGGACAGCACCGCCTGTTCGTCAAGGCGCAGGGGATCTGCCGGACCGAGTCGATCTTCGTCGCCCTGATCACCGCCGAGGACGGCTCGCCCCCGGCCCCGCTGGGACAGGACGGCGGCTGACGCAGGAACGTGGGCATCCGGCGTCGAACCCCCCGGCCATGCGCCTTCGCCTGGTCCTCCTCGCCCTCACCGCTGCCCTGCTGGGCAGCGTCCTGCCCGTGGCCGTCGCCGGCGGTGACGACGTCGCCTGCGTGGACCTCGTGCCCGAGCCGATCGGGTTCGCCGAACGGGTCGTCATCGACCCGGACCGGGCGGGTGGGGAACCGGTGGCCGTCGTCGGCCACGACGGCTCCCTGAACGTCTCGGCCCACGCCGGGACCACCCACCTGTACAAGAACCCCGACGCCCTCGGCGGCGTGGACGACTTTGCGGTCGGCTACACCAACCAGGTGCTGAACTGGCGCTCCGTCGACGGTGGCCGGACGTGGGACTACATCGGCCTCGCCGGGCTGAACACCGGCCCGCACTCCGCCACCTCCACCGGGTTCTCCGACCCCGACTACGCCATCGACCAGGCCGGCAACATCTACAACACCGAGATCGACCTGGCGAACGTGTCGGTCTTCGCCTCGCTGGACGACGGGCAGAGCTACGCGCTGGCCAACCCCGAGGCCACCTCGGGCGACCGGCCGTGGCTGGCGGCGCTGGAGGACGGCGAGGTCTTCCTCTACGTCAACACCGCCCGGCAGCTGTGGCGCTCGACCGACCACGGCGTGACCTGGCTGCCCATCGGCGTCAACGTGCCGATCAACGCCAAGCCCTACCCGGACCCGACGAACCCCGACGACGGCCTGATCGGCCCGGTCGGCCGCAGCTCGATCGCGATCACCGCCGACGACGGCGAGTCGTGGATGGTCCACCAGGGGCCGACCCTGCGCAGCGGCACCCAGTTCTTCGACACCGGCCTGGCCGTCGACGCCGTCGGCAACGCCTACCGGGCCACCGCCG from Euzebya rosea harbors:
- the nrfD gene encoding NrfD/PsrC family molybdoenzyme membrane anchor subunit, with the protein product MSRAQQDGAGTRRPRVRGGRGSVVPDAEPRSYYDLPIVKAPVWTWEVPAYFFVGGTAGASSVLAAVAEATGRTTLARTARLVAAGAVATSPPLLIRDLGRPERFHHMLRVLKPTSPMSVGSWILALYAPAAIGAAGLEALGWFPRLRRVAGAAAAGLGPALSTYTAVLLTNTAVPVWHQAERTLPAVFAASSTMSSGAAAVLVDPTDPAARAVAVAGGLAELVTTERMHRALDDDVAGPYREGDSARWAGIATAATAAGSALVALAPSGRGGRLARRVGALGMLAGAAATRWSVFRAGFASAADPAATVGPQRRRIAARASSTEG
- a CDS encoding 4Fe-4S dicluster domain-containing protein, encoding MNPSRYTSSPATVGYDDDRPRMAFFTDTTVCIGCKACEVACKEWNDVPSTPLELTGFSYDNTGGLGSESWRAVKFVEQRLPEIRRQGADGAFVSAGQQGPDLSAVGTGGFAGDPQELDLTRADADGIALAVDAAAGAGDFRWLMASDVCKHCTTAACLDVCPTGALFKTEFATVVLQDDICNGCGYCVPACPYGVVDRRPDDGRAFKCTMCYDRMKGDMTPACAQSCPTDSIMFGTWEDMRAAAGDRLEEVVAAGLPGAQLYGEDTANGVDGCGAFFLLLDDPEVYGLPPDPIATTKDLPDMWRAAARAAAVMVAGIAGAVLVAGRRASR
- the fdh gene encoding formate dehydrogenase — encoded protein: MRLLQLLDAWPVARQIRTGDLLGRGRAAQSAASAARRPRTEDAARVVQSICPYCAVGCGQRVHVRDGEVLRIEGDPDSPISRGKLCPKGAATRTMLDSPLRETRVRYRPPHATDWEDLDLDVAMDMIADRVIATRARTWEDRDDDGVPLRRTMGLAHLGGATLDNEENYLLKKLYTALGAIQVENQARIUHSSTVPGLGTSFGRGGATTFLQDLANADVVVIQGSNMAECHPVGFQHVMDAKRRGATIIHVDPRFTRTSAVADIHVPLRAGSDIAFLGGIVNHLLTTEQWFREYVERYTNAATLLDESFLDTEDGGEDQPDIEGLFSGWDPETGTYDTASWQYRGMTAAGAAGDRDSTAAETERAGAHGGELEGGNPPHEDPTLTDPLCVMQVLRRHFARYTPEMVEEVCGVPRETFLRVAEALASTGTPDRAAAFCYAVGWTQHTVGVQYIRTAAIVQLLLGNIGVSGGGILALRGHASIQGSTDIPTLFNILPGYIPMPQASTSSDLSSHVEANAATAGFWGNMRDYLVSLQKAWFGDAATADNDWGFGWLPRLTGDHSAYRTVLDMLDGDVEGYIVIGENPAVGNANSGLHRMAMAQLDWLVVRDFQLIESATFWQDGPEVETGEMVTTDIGTEVFFLPAASHVEKDGTFTNTQRLLQWHDRAVEPQGDCRSDLWFAHQLGLRIKAKLADSELERDQPIRHLTWDYPTEGPHDDPSADAVLREINGWDADGQPLSSYTQMADDGSTAAGCWIYTGCYADGVNQTRRRRPGNEQSWVAPEWGWAWPSNRRILYNRASADPEGNPWSADRAYVWWDAEQGRWTGHDVPDFEGDKPPDYVPPEGATAEAAIGGDHPFVMQADGRGWLFVPRGVVDGPLPTHYEPHESPVRNAMYRQQANPMRERFDRPENVSHGSGQDADAYPCVMTTYRLTEHHTAGAMSRSVAHLSELQPEMFCEVSPALAAERGLANGGWATVISARAAIEARVLVTERMQPLRVGGREIHQIGLPYHWGFRGLSTGDAANDLFALALDPNVHIQEVKAATCDIRPGRRPRGPARRDLVRRHAERDGRDPTADGDPTDRSPTDQQPADPSGSDRP
- a CDS encoding cell wall-binding repeat-containing protein, translating into MSLPPSARPAARPAARGLAGLTVLLLLLAAAPAARAGSTAPTMEHRSTSVLSPSTDAQRLRDARAAAGDGPVATALLDLAVRAGDVEGRVLTVDGAPRPAADVADGDGSDDGTAAGNRDGAWAQMGMPVGVVYGGDDGSDTFPIGDLDRDGHDDIVTLTFDAAGVTLVALSGVDGAPLWIAPQPDGLVGTLLQAVPDVDGDGRRDLLATGVGLTEYAGSGHCDETSCRDEFVESVTWEVSMLSGATGTSLWRDAVDGHVSYTYSWDVDTGGETYRIESSNFPLTFLASGDLDGDAALDLISTRTTYTESSDAERTGTFPGPVTTTETQSFEGASTILLVDGADGTTIRELAESGQGTVLHAVPVPDIDGDALTDVLVTRTHGANGSRTCTQLLIQLQCQETSTRAHHDVLLLDGADLSTAWSHEVLSESVGARAPGDLTGDGAVDVLVTDRSASSDPESSRPHLTVLDATDGSQLWTWTAPTVDGDAYSDGVSLVATTPIDGVAGKDIVLRRQVFTYDSDTGEESGELHLIRLAGDDGDELLTTVTEGTTFWYDSRAADADGDGTDDVVLMGFDYDPQSGTETSLLLVEAGDDGETLLTRDLPIFADLTVLGDVDGDGGAEAVVIDFGFDVAFGYGDSGDGDEGAGGGTDADATGTDVFALDGGAVRWTVPGVPDGFTTIEPAGDLDGAGDGVDLLVQSFAVFGDVPMTLTAARAGADGRLLWSDPDPVAISRVAGPSRTATAAALSAATRQTASTVVVARADAWPDAIAGGPLAAMMDASLLLTAGDGLSADTAAEIVRLGATRAVLLGGEQALSARVDADLRAAGLAVERLAGSDRFATAGLIAQRVVAEGGDGSRVAVVRGTHPDPEQGWSDAVVAAAHGAADGHPILLAATDGLSPSTLDALRTLSPTSVLVLGGPSAVSVDAEQQVRDTGARTLRVSGTDRYSTARIVADLAVDAGTSPRRVWVATGRRFPDALAASAAVGTGSVLLLADGDTNDRAEELLGFVGTHRDEVAELVLIGGSAALSDTLETRLRRLLAE
- a CDS encoding MBL fold metallo-hydrolase codes for the protein MATLRRLTNSCLTVTDDHGTTLFDPGFFTFTSGAIDLDSIGDVQRVLITHEHGDHVHPDFVRWLLDRGTDVVVHGPQSVADLLATHDIPVDTTAPAGTSVEDVVHEQVPSGARPPNRAWTIDGLFTHPGDSYQPATTAPVLALPLLVPWGSTTASVAFARRLAPQQVVPIHDFYLSSSGREFIAGMAGGVLADDGIELIALDWGQSATL
- the mce gene encoding methylmalonyl-CoA epimerase, whose amino-acid sequence is MKLQRIDHVGYAVEDLEAAIAFHERLYGAEVAHRETIETDGVAEALLAIGPSFIQLLTPTRDDSPVAKFLERNGEGVHHIGYGVADIEATFKELQDIGVRLVEDHPRPGSRGCTVAFLHPKHAMGVLVELVEDPTLEGRPYDPPGAASGHPQP